From Ananas comosus cultivar F153 linkage group 2, ASM154086v1, whole genome shotgun sequence:
TAGAATTATAAACCTAATTAAAAGCCGAGGGTTCTGACTTGCAGATTGTTCCTTTCGTGAACTTGAGAAAAGCTCCAATGTAACCCACAGAAGGTTATTTTCACAGCtaatatgagatttttatttgaatGATGTACTTGAGATGCTTATTTTGTTATTTCTCCAATGCCATGGCTATAATCTAAATCCAAGAAACATATCCAGCTTTGCATCTTTGGAAGCTAGAATGCCATTGTACCTTTCTTCTATttcactaactttttttttttttaatgaacgGTAGACTTACAATTTATGTTGTCAGTTGCTGTTTTAAACAATGTCAAGCCCTTCGTTGCTTTCAGAGAATTAAACTCTATTGAAGATCCCTTTATCCCCCAACATATAGAGACAAACGAAGGTCGTTCTATATATTTGGTATGTATTTTCATTTCCTAATCATTATTTAAAAGATTATATTGCTAGTATATGATGATGCAATGTGTGCTGACTTATCCTTGAAATTCAAAGTTTACTAGAACTTTATTGTCCTTTAAGAGCCTGTATCTTGGATAAACAGAAGTAATGTAGATTACGCCTGCATGCCTTCTTTCTTCTGTTGAATTTAAGGGTGTGTGAGCATGCTACAATATAATTCCCACAATGAAAAAGAAACTATAATGGTAACTTCACCTGAAAATAATCCCCACTATCCGCCTTTTCGATTCTGGAAAGAAAGTGACCTTAAGAACATTTACCTCAAATTTGTCTCTCTTTGAAATGCAGGTACTGAATAGAAAGAAGTGGGTTTATAGCACTAGGCTGGAAAGACGAAATTTAGAAAATTCATTGCAATTTCTTTCTCCGGCAGTCAATTTGTCTAGAAAAACTTCATAAAGAACTGAGCGCTTGTAATTGGTATTACATGATCCCTTCAGCCCCATAGAATTGCATCATGATCATCTAAATTTTCcgttcaatatatttttttccgtAAAATGATTTATGAATCAATTTAGGCACTAAGGTTGCAAAACTAGGGTTCTGTCGACATTTCTTTGAACAAAATGTCGCCACAGTTAATTAGGGCTTCTCTAAAGTTTTGGAGTTAAAGGCTTAAAATTGACCTACTAGTATTttgggaagaaaaagaattcTCTGCATGAGTTTGAGTAAGAACCAAGGATTCTCTGTCCAGTGTGTACCACTCAGTTTCAACCATGCGATATCGTGCTGGTGGTTTGCTGATAAGGTATTGAGGTTCCAGCGAATCCCTTGGTACGCTGCGTGCTGCGGATGCAGCAACTGAAGAAGGTCAGAAATGCTGCTGTTGAAACAGCAAATGATTTTAACGCTCAATCATATTATTCTGAGTTTCAATATTAGTTTTTTGGATTAACAAATCTAACATGACCTGACTGGTATAACTTAAGCTATATGGGGCCTCACCGTTTGAATGTCAGTCTGGACCTTCACCTGCCCTTACCAGTCCTTATTCACCTTTTTTCTCTGTAAAGCCTTAAATGGTCACTACTTATGATGTTCTCCCTTTCATTGAATAACCAAAAAAGCCGCACACACAccatacacatacacatacacacacaaaaAGTAGAAAGTAAGGGTATATGAACATTATGACTTGAATGTCCTTATTTATAAGTGTAACTATAAAAAGCTCTCCTTTCATTATAAGTTCTCCATCTGGTGGTTACTTATGTCCACCCACATAGGTCAGGAAGTTCGGCAATTTCTGGCACCTTGTGACCTTCAAGTTTATCAATTCAATGATGGATGTTGGCTTGACGAAACAACTTGATTTTGAAGATCTTGTTCAATTGCCTCCTGAACTTACACCTGTTGTCTGTTACGATGAATTACTCAATTGCTGGATTGCTGAACAAAGTAAGCATCACTCTGATTCCTCTCTACTTAGGGCAATGTATTATGCATATGGCTGGCCATACTTTCGTCTGGGTCTGCTAAAGgtactttctttctttattattGCCCTTCTACTCTTGGAAAGTTTATTTTGCACATTTAGAGAAGTAAAGAATTATGATTTTGTACATTTAATTACatacttttgaattttaagtGACAAGACAATTTTCCCTTTCTGTAGACTTTTGCTATGTTACTAAATCAATGAACACTCTTTTgttgctgcttttttttttttttttttctatggtGGTTTGGCCCTATTAGGCTATTCCTACAACTTACTATGAGCTATATAAATATTGATGAGCTATATAAATATTGAATCTCCTCATGATTTGAAGATTAGGATTCTAATCACCGCTACCACTGTTCAAGCGGACCATATTTCTTTACCTACCATACATGGTGCAGAATGCATAACTTGCTAACTTTGAACATGTGTGACTATGTATCCTTTAGAGACAACTATCACACAATTGTTAGAAGAGTAGGAAAAACAGCATTGGACCCTTTTAACTAACACTGTAAGAAACTAGTTTGTTGAAAGAACCTTTGAAGAGGTCTGATTCATCTTGCACTTAAGATTAGAAGATTCCTTTTTAGATTGTTTTATTCTTGATTGATCATACTGAGTGATAAATTTAACTTGTGCAGGTGATAAATGATGCTATTGGCTTTGTTGGTCCATTGCTCCTTAACCGGTTGATATCGTTCCTTCAACAAGGTATAATGCTTATGGAAGTTGCATAAGGATTCATCACCTAGTTTTCAGCCTAATAATGATTTCTCCAATTAACTTTTACACAAAAAAGGGTGTCATCGAAGCCTTATCTCAAAGGCTTTGCAGAAAACCATAAATCCAGAAGATTTAGTTGTTAGTAGTCAAATGGGATATCATTAAGCAAGAACATAGTCCAACAAATGCATCTTTGCAGAAATTCGTAAACCCTGCAATTATGCTTCTTCTGAGTTCTGGTTGATGCTATTTTGCAATTGAAGCAATCTTGAGACTGATGATTCCAGTTGCTCTATCCTCTCAGGTTCGAGTAATATAGAAGGATACATTCTTGCTTTTGCACTGGGTTTTACTTCTCTTTTCAAGTAAGTGTACTCAAATAGTTAGTGGGATAACATGCCATATTGCATTCCTACTTTGCACCATTTGGCCGTTCAAAGTCAGATGATGGGAGAGCAACTTTATTTGTAATTATAAGTACATAATGCATTCAGGACATGTAGATATTCTCTTTCAAATTTTCTCCCTTTATACATCCTTTTGGCTGTAGACCTGAAGAAAAATATCAGGAGTTCCATAGCATAGAAGAATGTTTAATGTTGAAATGTGATGAATGTAGGATAAGTGACTCTTAGATATCATGATGGCTACACAAACtctatatttatacttaaaattGATAGATAATGATCATAGTATAAAATCTTCAGTGCAGATTCTGAAAGTAGTGGTCGCCTATGACAATCATTGTAAACTAATCATGACAAGACTATCTCCTTGGTACAATTTAGACTGATAGATGGATgatatttttttgtcatttcaaaGAAGGTTAGTATTATTATGCATATCCTGTCATATCAAGGTGCATTTCTTTTAAGTGGAACATGAGATATTTGAATTATCTGGCTTGCGTCCTTGGTATCTAAGATGAATATCCTGCTACAATTATTAAGTAATGGGCCTTTTATGGGTACTTATAACTTAAATGGGTATAACTCATATGTTGAAGCATGATCACAGGAGTTGATTAACAGCTTAATTAGGTTGTTGAATCTATTTTCAGATCTTcataatgatgaaaatgtgatataatatttaaattttagctgTAAATTTCACATGTAAAAGGATATTCCGGTGATATTATCAGGGTGGTTGTGCATGCGCTTTGTTGTGTATCCTCAATCTTTATATCTCATTATATTGCAGGTCCTTTCTTGATACACAGTACACTTTTCGTCTTTCAAAGTTAAAGTTGATGCTAAGATCAAGCATAATGACAATTGTTTATCACAAGGTAAAATAGCCTTTCTCCTGCTAAGATTTGGTCAAAATGGAATTATGTGAACTGTGAAGTTTAGACGACGTTCACTCATAATTCAGctgatatttttcttttaactcgaagaatttgaaaatttttgggtatttgaagttttgaacCACTCTGACGAAGAGCTTTTActtgtttttgatgtttcttCAGTTACTATATAGTAAGCATTTCAGACCAATTTTCAACATGTGAGAGTAAAAGAAAGGAGAATTTATAACATAGTGATTCCTTGATAGGATCTCATTCGGAGAATCAAAAAGGGCTTCAGTCAGTACATTTTATTGATTAGTTTTCATTATGATCGAAGATTTTATACTTGCATCAGAATAACTGCATGGTTCTTGGTTCAACCCTAATATACTCTTCTTCTATCTCTAATTTTTATGGATTTGATTGATTTCCTCGGTCCTTGTTCTGTTCATTTTAAAACTCCCTTTCTCATATTCCTTCTGTCCCTTTACTCTTTTGATTAGAGTAGTGCCCTGGTAGTTCATTCGAACTCACAatgatcttaattttttatttcaactgTTTTCATTGCCAATGACAAATGGAACTTTTAGGTACAATATTTTGAATTGACAGGGCAATTTCCTGATGAATAAACTGTAATATGCAGTATGCCTTAAATTTCCCTATTGTTTTCTTTGGAGATTGTCTTTTCTACTTCTAGAAATTGGAcatattgtttttttattacTGTTTGCAAAACGTGGTACTTAACTCTTTGGTAAATTCCGATTAATACTTTGTCGGTACAGTTCAGCTGTTTCAGCTTTGAAACTTGATACAAATTTATTCATTCATGTCTATTGTTTTtgttataaactttaatttgcatGTGCCAGTGCTTGTACATCAACCTAGCCGAACGTTCAAAATTTTCTAAGGGAGAAATTCAAACATTTATGTCAATTGATGCTGATAGGACGATAAACTTGTGCAACAGTCTTCATGATGTTTGGAGGTATGACCATATATAACAACATTTCCATGTTGTATCAGCTAACATACAGGTGCATTCATGAGTTTTTGCCTAtttctaaatattattaatgGAACTATGATAGTTTTTGATCTGCCACAAGGTGACAAGGATTGTATACTTGTAGTCGAATAAACTGTTAGATGTAGCATTCATCAAAATTCAGTTCTTTTCTTGTTTGGAGAATGTTACTCATGATCCTTGATAACCATCAACTGTGCTTAGTTTAAATTTATAGCTTTTGTAGAATAATAGGGGCTCTATCATTTACAAAGCTTTTTCATAGTCTAAAGAGGAGACAGTTTATTGATTTTCCTGCTGCTGTCTGAGTGTAGAGCAACTTTCCAAAGTTGGATCATCTTATTGCAAGTCAAAGCTTCAAGAAAATTTTGCAGCCCCATTATAAACGAACAGCATAATCTTTTCCTTTTCGTATAATAGTTAGTAGTAATaaccttttctattttttagattttcctctttttttttttcttcttttccttttcgtaTAATAGTTAGTAGTAATaaccttttctattttttagattttcctctttttttttttttctttcatggAGTTCAAtgaatttttttgctttctttattattattattttttcttttcctcttattCTGATGCTTGGCACCATTCTGATTTCTGGTATTATGCTGCACCAGCTTGCCATTGCAGATAGGTTTGGCACTCTGTCTCTTATATACGCAAGTCAGTTTTGCATTTGTATCTGGACTTGCACTAACAATACTGCTTATACCAGGTACTTGTTGCCCCAAAAGCTTTATATATACATCATGcatccttttcttccttctttccaTGTGCCAAAAGTTCCTTTGTACACTTATAGTAATTTTTTCGATGTTCTTCTGTACTATATGGATCCCAAATTCCTGTATATTGCTTTTGTCATAAATATAATCTGGATACCTTAGTATGCAATGTTATTTGTTTGCCAGTACTACTTTTTTGCAGTTAATAAATGGATTTCTGGATTGATTGCTAGTGCAACAGAAAAAATGATGAAACAAAAGGATGAGAGGTTAGTCCCTTTATTCTCAAGCATTTGAATAACATATCAATATAGTTCGATTCTTCTATTTTGCAGAACAGGAGGTTATTGTGctaaatttcaaacttatatATGAATTTCAAACCTATTTACTCATATATGAATTTCCTTTGTTAGATGGACAGAAATAATGTCGTTGATATATGGATTGGCCAAAGCAATACTTAAACcctttaaaatctttttttgtgtgtaaaataatgtaattaatgtagtttatttaatatatattgtggGGCATTCGTTCTTCCcatttttactcaaaaaaaaacccTTGGAAATCACAACTCATATCTTAAAGCAGTTGAATTGAGGCCCTTAAAAGATGAGTATTGTATATTTGACCAATTATGCaaagaataaatttgaataaaaagaaATCATTTGCAAGACAAGATTAgttatctgatttttttttttaaatttgagatatgATTTCTCTGAATTATGGCCATCAATTAATAACACCCTTTGTATTCTTGATAAAGTCTATATAGCCACCTTTCTTCCAGACTAGGGGTATAGATATTTAGactattttctttttgctttcttGAGCAGGATCAGAAGTGCTGGAGAACTTTTAGCATTTATTCGTACATTGAAGATGTACAGCTGGGAGGATCTATTCATGAAGAGATTGatggaaagaagagaaatggaAGTGAAGCATCTTTCGGTATGCGACAAACTGTGTCACCTTTTCGAACTTATTCATGCGCGGGTTGGACTCCTTGAACTCATACTTTCTCTTCTCTAGACTCGAAAATATTTGGATGCATGGTGTGTGTATTTCTGGGCGACAACTCCCACGCTGTTCTCTCTTTTCACATTTGGCATGTTTGCATTGATGGGTCATTCATTAGATGCTGCTACAGTAAGTCAATGAAATTGTTGTCTCAGTCTATATCAtgtttttagtaaaatttatatgCTGAAACATTTCTCTTCGGATTTTGTTTGTAGGTTTTCACCTGTGTGGCGCTTTTCAATACATTGATATCTCCACTAAATTCCTTTCCTTGGGTGATTAATGGGATGATTGATGTACGTTGTCTTTTCTTGGTATCAATTTCTAGAAATATTTACATCTAACCTCTCCGAAACTATCTACATACATATATTGCCCTggaaaatctgaattttcatgtaTGGCCCCCAAAACTTAAGTTTGTAAAGTATACCGTTGCTCTTAGAAAATTTCCCTCTTTAGAAAACTTCTTTAGGGCAAAACCAACTACCATccatgaattggatgactcTCCAATTTTGGACAAGGTATTATTGTGAGAAATTGCAGTTTCGAGgagtatatatatgaaaacttAACCAGGTTTAAACACAAACACACAAGCCCTTGTTTTTAATTTCCGTTTTAGCATTATATTGATTAAGGTGCCCCCCCTTTTGTTTAACTGACATATGCATCACAGGCCATTATTTCTGCTCGAAGATTGAGCAAATACTTGTCCTGCCTTGAGCATAAATACAAATACGAGCAGCGATCTCTTGAAGAGTTCGATAAAGATGGGACTGATGCAAATGGTAATGCAACGGGTATCATCTTTCGAGATGCTTCCTTTTCTTGGTCTAGCAGGAATGAGGTGGGGCAGAGTGCAGATATTAGTGGCATCTCTCTGGGAATTTCAAAGGGCCTTCTAGTTGCTATAATTGGAGAGGTAATGATTGTACTCCCTGTATAACAATTATTTAGCATTGAATTGACTTACATAAAGGAAATGAATGGACCATACGAGCTTGGAAGCGTACACTTTTTTATTCTATTCTTAACTCATGGGTTCCTTTTCAGGTTGGTTCTGGCAAGTCTTCTTTGATTAATTCTGTTCTTGGAGAGATGAATCTTACTTATGGGTTCGTACGTTCCCATGGCTCAATTGCATATGTGCCACAGGTTAGACTTGCATTTCTAGCTTGACTAGAAAGAAAACCATTTATTGTTGGTGAAATTGAATTCTGAGTCATTGTTATCTTCCTATCTGATATTGTCATTCCTTCCACGAATGTTTGTGTTAGGTGCCTTGGATCCTCTCAGGTTCATTGCGTGACAATGTGTTGTTTGGGAAGGAATTCGATCGTGTGAGGTAGGGTTTCTTGCTTAATTATTGTCCTTTTGGCGAATTAAAATTCCTTGCCCACTTCCtgagttctatatatatatatatatatatatatatttcattttatACAGGTATGGAGAAGTTTTAGAGGCATGTACACTTGATGTTGATATTTCAAAGATGATTGGAGGTGATGTATCGTATATTGGGGAGAAAGGTGTTAACTTATCTGGTGGGCAGAGAGCTCGTCTTGCCCTAGCAAGGTGAAATTTCATCTTTCTTCATAACTGGCTCAAAACTTTGTTGATTAACTTTAATACGATCTAAGCATTTTTGCAGGGCGGTCTACCATGACTCTGATATTTACCTACTTGATGATATACTTAGTGCAGTTGATTCGCAAGTTGCTCTTTGGATTTTACATAGAGCTATTCTGAGCCCCCTTATGAACCGGAAGACTAGGTTGCTATGCACTCATAATCTTCAGGTTTGCATTTGACAAATTTCATAGGTGTCTTTGTAcaattatgttatatattataactcAATGTTGCTTAGGCAGCTGAAGCTTTTAGAACAAACGGTTGTTTTACATGGTATTAGAGCATGATGTTCTGAGTTGAAATATCAAATGTGAGGGTAGTGTTgaatataataaaaacaaatCAATAGTTTAAGTTCTAATCAGTAGTTCAACTTCTGATGCTCTGCGGAAATTCTTCTACAAATAGTAGATAATGTAAATTGTTGTGTCATTTAAGGAATGGTAACAAAAATCAAAGTTTCTTTCTTTGGACAGGCTATTTCTTCCGCAGACATGATCATTATCATGGATAAAGGGCATGTAAAGTGGGCTGGAACTTCAGCTAGTTATTTCACATCTCCATACTCAAATATTTGTGCACCAGATAGTTCAAATGTCTTGTCATCAACACCGTTGGAAAAGGGAAATTGGAAAAGTTCTTCCAATGGGAAACAGTCTAAACTTCCTCTCGATAGTGATTTTATAGCTTCTGAGCAATCCACCGAAAGTATCGAAGTAGAACTGAGGAAAGAGGGCAAAGTTGGACTTGATGTCTACAAGTTAAGTGTTGTGaagatttataaatttatggGAATCGCTAGTTAAGTTGAACTACAATTTGAGTCATTAAATTCATTCTTGCCATTCAAAATTACATGGTAAATTTTGAGTTAATTTTCCTTTATCTGGATGTCAAATTATACAGAAGTTATGCAGTGTTTGCCAGCTGGCCAGTTGTTATTATCATATGTGTCTCGGCTTTTCTTATGCAAGCATCTCGCAATGGGAATGATCTCTGGTTATCTCACTGGGTTGATACGAGCACAGGAACCGAGTACACAAGATTTTATTTggtaatttctttatttttttttttttcattcctcTGGATTAAAGCGATAAACCAACCATAGTATTTTAGTGAAGCTGCTAGAATAAATTTTATGAGATTACAATTATGTGCTTAGGTAAGTTTCACATTGATATGAGAAAGATGTCTCTATGTATACAAATGGATGTGGTATTTCTCTGCTGATCAGATACTTGATTTTGTAGGTTATCCTTGCTGTTTTTGGCTTAATGAACTCCCTTTTCACCTTAGCAAGGTCATTCTCTTTTGCATATGGCGGTCTACGTGCAGCAATTCTGGTCCATACCAAGATTCTGGATAAGCTTCTCAATGCAcctgtttatttttttgaccACAACCCTAGTGGTCGCGTACTGAACAGGTTACTAtacttctaaaatatttaagaacCCTTGCACTATACATTTATGTGCTCTCTTTGGGTAATCTCCTTGCACCTGTTTATGTTTACTATATATCCTTTGCAGATTATCCTCAGATTTGTATACAATTGATGATTCTCTTCCATTTATTCTCAATATCCTATTGGCCAACTTCTTTGGGTTATTAGGAATTGCATTTGTTTTGTCCTATGCACAGGTAAATGTTTGCAAATTATCTTTTAATATTGTTATTGATCCagtaactttttttattaattcgTTGAAATTTTCTCGTTTCCTTGAATCACATGGTGCAGATTTTGTTTTTGCTTCTATTGGTTCCATTTGGGTATATATACCGGAAACTGCAGGTACTTATCCTCCCGCACTGTTGCACTTCATATCTTGTTCAATTTTTGATAAGAAGCATGGCATtcccattcattttttttattcttgcgCAATTTATGCTAATAGATGTCCTTGTCAACCTCATATATGGCTTCTTGTTTTTAATGTTTGTTTTGCTATGTGATACTATTTATTTCCATGTATGATGAAGGCTACAGAACATGTTTGTGCTTATGGCACTTCAATATGTGTGAAATGAATTTGAGAATCTGATGCTTTTTACAGTTTTACTATAGGGCCACATCACGCGAATTGAGGAGGCTTGATAGTGTTGCTCGTTCACCTATCTATTCATCCTTCACGGAAACATTGGATGGATCATCAACTATAAGGGCATTTGCAAAGGAGGTAAAATCTTTTCTTAGTTCCATTCAAGCGACCTCATCAATCATTCACTCAATATACATAAAAGTTGTTTTGAGTTTcggttttttcctttttctttccttaGAAATAATTTGATGTCAAACTTATGTCAAGTCgtattgtttctttttctacCATATTTTTGTTGTTGTCATTTTCCTTACAAAATTTCCATTCTGTTTAGATTTCGAACAATTAAATGGTTATGCCAAACAACATTGTTCTAAAACAAAACTGCAACCTTGGAAAAACAGATAAGAAATGATATTAATCAGATCGTAGGTTATTAACCATATATATTCACTGTTAGCATTCatgttattttataaataaatatatccaTTTGTGCCCTTTATTTTCTCCTTGGAAATATTATATACACATTCTGGAGTTCATCTACCTCATAGGTTCCCAGACTGCCTTAAAAATCTTGATGAAAAATCAAGCAGCCCTACCAGCTGTAAATTCAGACGGATAGGGTGCATTAGAAGTTATGAATTTGTTCAATATTCCTATAGTCAAAGTGTTTATTTTCTGTTAGAATAGCACAACCAAAACACCAAGGTATACTAAAATTATACGAAGTGTTTAAGATGTCAATACTTATCTAAGGAGGCTAATATGCAGGAATTGTTCATGGCTAGATTTATGGAACATGTATCACTATATCAGCGAACAACCTATTCAGAGCTGACGGCAGGCTTGTGGCTTTCTTTGCGCCTTCAAGTATTCTTCTTGcttttttcatcaaatttgatttacATAATAGCATGGTCTACACATCACACTTATTATCTTCAACATAATCCAACAAAATGTCTAGTCAGCTGTAATGTGGAA
This genomic window contains:
- the LOC109705795 gene encoding ABC transporter C family member 13 isoform X1 — translated: MFMDLICPRNPIVWDGNRFAPCFADMVLGFGANVITIVAVLVVFFTRNDASRTVNIQKSLLEKLFLHAVPAFGACLSFYDILLLLMKSLEGHDPEYYEWFFRCSQCATWMLILVFSTSKYWFSVFCNPFLCLWWILKPLLEIPHLQYKFLSPEVITCFKESSSVSAELMFGLFVNVIRATSQSYKRRELNSIEDPFIPQHIETNEGRSIYLVRKFGNFWHLVTFKFINSMMDVGLTKQLDFEDLVQLPPELTPVVCYDELLNCWIAEQSKHHSDSSLLRAMYYAYGWPYFRLGLLKVINDAIGFVGPLLLNRLISFLQQGSSNIEGYILAFALGFTSLFKSFLDTQYTFRLSKLKLMLRSSIMTIVYHKCLYINLAERSKFSKGEIQTFMSIDADRTINLCNSLHDVWSLPLQIGLALCLLYTQVSFAFVSGLALTILLIPVNKWISGLIASATEKMMKQKDERIRSAGELLAFIRTLKMYSWEDLFMKRLMERREMEVKHLSTRKYLDAWCVYFWATTPTLFSLFTFGMFALMGHSLDAATVFTCVALFNTLISPLNSFPWVINGMIDAIISARRLSKYLSCLEHKYKYEQRSLEEFDKDGTDANGNATGIIFRDASFSWSSRNEVGQSADISGISLGISKGLLVAIIGEVGSGKSSLINSVLGEMNLTYGFVRSHGSIAYVPQVPWILSGSLRDNVLFGKEFDRVRYGEVLEACTLDVDISKMIGGDVSYIGEKGVNLSGGQRARLALARAVYHDSDIYLLDDILSAVDSQVALWILHRAILSPLMNRKTRLLCTHNLQAISSADMIIIMDKGHVKWAGTSASYFTSPYSNICAPDSSNVLSSTPLEKGNWKSSSNGKQSKLPLDSDFIASEQSTESIEVELRKEGKVGLDVYKSYAVFASWPVVIIICVSAFLMQASRNGNDLWLSHWVDTSTGTEYTRFYLVILAVFGLMNSLFTLARSFSFAYGGLRAAILVHTKILDKLLNAPVYFFDHNPSGRVLNRLSSDLYTIDDSLPFILNILLANFFGLLGIAFVLSYAQILFLLLLVPFGYIYRKLQFYYRATSRELRRLDSVARSPIYSSFTETLDGSSTIRAFAKEELFMARFMEHVSLYQRTTYSELTAGLWLSLRLQLLAAFIILFIAVMAVVGCHRDFPINFGTPGLVGLALSYAAPVVSLLSSFLSSFTETEKEMVSVERVGEYMDIPQEDLQGSQPLDLNWPNEGQIEFQHVTLKYKPSLPAALNDVSFRIAAGMQVGIVGRTGAGKSSVLNALFRLNPICNGRILVDGVDVADVAVRVLRGHFAVVPQSPFLFEGSLRENLDPYGRASDWKIWEALEKCHMKAEVESAGGLDIHVKESGTSFSVGQRQLICLARAIIKSSKILCLDECTANVDTQTALLLQSTISDECKGMTILTIAHRISTVLEMDNILVLDHGILVEQGNPQDLLDDECSRFSSYAKASTM
- the LOC109705795 gene encoding ABC transporter C family member 13 isoform X2, with the translated sequence MFMDLICPRNPIVWDGNRFAPCFADMVLGFGANVITIVAVLVVFFTRNDASRTVNIQKSLLEKLFLHAVPAFGACLSFYDILLLLMKSLEGHDPEYYEWFFRCSQCATWMLILVFSTSKYWFSVFCNPFLCLWWILKPLLEIPHLQYKFLSPEVITCFKESSSVSAELMFGLFVNVIRATSQSYKRRKFGNFWHLVTFKFINSMMDVGLTKQLDFEDLVQLPPELTPVVCYDELLNCWIAEQSKHHSDSSLLRAMYYAYGWPYFRLGLLKVINDAIGFVGPLLLNRLISFLQQGSSNIEGYILAFALGFTSLFKSFLDTQYTFRLSKLKLMLRSSIMTIVYHKCLYINLAERSKFSKGEIQTFMSIDADRTINLCNSLHDVWSLPLQIGLALCLLYTQVSFAFVSGLALTILLIPVNKWISGLIASATEKMMKQKDERIRSAGELLAFIRTLKMYSWEDLFMKRLMERREMEVKHLSTRKYLDAWCVYFWATTPTLFSLFTFGMFALMGHSLDAATVFTCVALFNTLISPLNSFPWVINGMIDAIISARRLSKYLSCLEHKYKYEQRSLEEFDKDGTDANGNATGIIFRDASFSWSSRNEVGQSADISGISLGISKGLLVAIIGEVGSGKSSLINSVLGEMNLTYGFVRSHGSIAYVPQVPWILSGSLRDNVLFGKEFDRVRYGEVLEACTLDVDISKMIGGDVSYIGEKGVNLSGGQRARLALARAVYHDSDIYLLDDILSAVDSQVALWILHRAILSPLMNRKTRLLCTHNLQAISSADMIIIMDKGHVKWAGTSASYFTSPYSNICAPDSSNVLSSTPLEKGNWKSSSNGKQSKLPLDSDFIASEQSTESIEVELRKEGKVGLDVYKSYAVFASWPVVIIICVSAFLMQASRNGNDLWLSHWVDTSTGTEYTRFYLVILAVFGLMNSLFTLARSFSFAYGGLRAAILVHTKILDKLLNAPVYFFDHNPSGRVLNRLSSDLYTIDDSLPFILNILLANFFGLLGIAFVLSYAQILFLLLLVPFGYIYRKLQFYYRATSRELRRLDSVARSPIYSSFTETLDGSSTIRAFAKEELFMARFMEHVSLYQRTTYSELTAGLWLSLRLQLLAAFIILFIAVMAVVGCHRDFPINFGTPGLVGLALSYAAPVVSLLSSFLSSFTETEKEMVSVERVGEYMDIPQEDLQGSQPLDLNWPNEGQIEFQHVTLKYKPSLPAALNDVSFRIAAGMQVGIVGRTGAGKSSVLNALFRLNPICNGRILVDGVDVADVAVRVLRGHFAVVPQSPFLFEGSLRENLDPYGRASDWKIWEALEKCHMKAEVESAGGLDIHVKESGTSFSVGQRQLICLARAIIKSSKILCLDECTANVDTQTALLLQSTISDECKGMTILTIAHRISTVLEMDNILVLDHGILVEQGNPQDLLDDECSRFSSYAKASTM
- the LOC109705795 gene encoding ABC transporter C family member 13 isoform X3 — encoded protein: MMDVGLTKQLDFEDLVQLPPELTPVVCYDELLNCWIAEQSKHHSDSSLLRAMYYAYGWPYFRLGLLKVINDAIGFVGPLLLNRLISFLQQGSSNIEGYILAFALGFTSLFKSFLDTQYTFRLSKLKLMLRSSIMTIVYHKCLYINLAERSKFSKGEIQTFMSIDADRTINLCNSLHDVWSLPLQIGLALCLLYTQVSFAFVSGLALTILLIPVNKWISGLIASATEKMMKQKDERIRSAGELLAFIRTLKMYSWEDLFMKRLMERREMEVKHLSTRKYLDAWCVYFWATTPTLFSLFTFGMFALMGHSLDAATVFTCVALFNTLISPLNSFPWVINGMIDAIISARRLSKYLSCLEHKYKYEQRSLEEFDKDGTDANGNATGIIFRDASFSWSSRNEVGQSADISGISLGISKGLLVAIIGEVGSGKSSLINSVLGEMNLTYGFVRSHGSIAYVPQVPWILSGSLRDNVLFGKEFDRVRYGEVLEACTLDVDISKMIGGDVSYIGEKGVNLSGGQRARLALARAVYHDSDIYLLDDILSAVDSQVALWILHRAILSPLMNRKTRLLCTHNLQAISSADMIIIMDKGHVKWAGTSASYFTSPYSNICAPDSSNVLSSTPLEKGNWKSSSNGKQSKLPLDSDFIASEQSTESIEVELRKEGKVGLDVYKSYAVFASWPVVIIICVSAFLMQASRNGNDLWLSHWVDTSTGTEYTRFYLVILAVFGLMNSLFTLARSFSFAYGGLRAAILVHTKILDKLLNAPVYFFDHNPSGRVLNRLSSDLYTIDDSLPFILNILLANFFGLLGIAFVLSYAQILFLLLLVPFGYIYRKLQFYYRATSRELRRLDSVARSPIYSSFTETLDGSSTIRAFAKEELFMARFMEHVSLYQRTTYSELTAGLWLSLRLQLLAAFIILFIAVMAVVGCHRDFPINFGTPGLVGLALSYAAPVVSLLSSFLSSFTETEKEMVSVERVGEYMDIPQEDLQGSQPLDLNWPNEGQIEFQHVTLKYKPSLPAALNDVSFRIAAGMQVGIVGRTGAGKSSVLNALFRLNPICNGRILVDGVDVADVAVRVLRGHFAVVPQSPFLFEGSLRENLDPYGRASDWKIWEALEKCHMKAEVESAGGLDIHVKESGTSFSVGQRQLICLARAIIKSSKILCLDECTANVDTQTALLLQSTISDECKGMTILTIAHRISTVLEMDNILVLDHGILVEQGNPQDLLDDECSRFSSYAKASTM